TGGAAAAGGGCGCGGCGAACTACGTGCCGCTTTCGCCAATCTCCTTCCTTTTCCGCTCGGCGGCGGTTTACCCGGATAAGACGGCCGTTGTGCATGGGCAGACCCGCATGACTTACCGCGAGTTCAAGGATCGTTGCTGCCGTTTCGCCTCGGCCCTCGTAAAGCGCGGGATCGGGAAGGGTGAGAGCGTGGCGATACTGGCCGCCAACACTCCGCCACTGCTGGAAGCTCACTACGCCGTTCCCATGGCGGGCGCGGTCTTGAACGCGCTTAACACGCGCCTGGATCCAGCGACCATCGCCTTCATCCTCAAGCATGGCGAGGCCAAGATCCTGATCGCCGACAGCGAGTACTCGGAGGTTATTGGCAAGGCCCTCGCCATGCTCGACACCCCGCCCACCGTCATCGATTTCGATGATCCCGAGGGCGAGGGCGGGGCGCTGCTCGGCTCTCTCGACTACGACGCCTTGCTGGCGGAGGGTGATCCCTCCTTCGAAGGCAACCGGCTTGAGGACGAGTGGCAGGCGCTCGCGCTCAACTACACCTCCGGCACGACCGGCGACCCCAAAGGGGTGGTCTATCACCACAGAGGTGCCTACCTGAACGCGCTCGGGAACCTCGTGGCTTTCGGTTTGACGCCGGAGACGGTCTACCTCTGGACCCTGCCGATGTTCCACTGCAATGGCTGGACCTATACCTGGGCGGTCACGGCGGCTTCCGGGACCCATGTCTGCCTGCGCCGGGTCGATCCCGCGCTGATCTATCCGCTGATCGGTGAGGAGCGGGTCACTCACATGTGCGGCGCACCCATCGTGCTCAACCTACTGGCGCACGCTCCCTCGGAGTTGAAAGAGCTTTTCCAGCACCGCGTCCGCATCGCAACGGGCGGAGCGGCGCCGCCCTCGGCAGTGATTCAGCGCATGGCGGCTGCCGGGTTTGACGTCTTGCATCTCTATGGTCTGACGGAGTGTTACGGTCCCGCGACGCTCTGCGCCTGGCAAAGCAATTGGGAGGATCTTCCCGACCGGGAGAAGTCGGAGAAGATGGCGCGTCAGGGCGTCAAACACGTGACCTTGGAGGAAGCCCTGGTGATCGATCCCGACACCATGGAACCGGTCCCCTGGGACGGCGAAACCATGGGCGAGATCATGCTGCGTTCGAATACCGTGATGAAGGGCTACCTCAAGAACCCGTCGGCCACGGAGAAGGCCCTGAACGGCGGCTGGTTCCACACCGGCGACCTCGGCGTCCAGCACCCGGACGGATACATTGAAGTCAAGGATCGGGCCAAGGACATCATCATCTCCGGTGGCGAGAATATCTCCAGCCTGGAGGTGGAAGAGGCGCTCTACCGGCACCCCAAGATCCTGGAGGCCGCCGTGGTGGCCAAGCCGGACGAGAAATGGGGAGAAACCCCTTGCGCCTTCGTGACGCTCCAAGAAGGACAGCAGGCGGATCCTCAGGAGATCGTAGACTACTGCCGCGGCGTCTTGGCAGGATTTAAGGTGCCCAGGACCATCATCTTCGGACCCTTGCCAAAGACATCGACCGGCAAGATCCAGAAATTTGATCTAAGGGAGAGAGCAAAGACCCTATGACCGATAGCCTCTTTTCTCTCGACGGCCGGGTCGCCCTCGTAACCGGCGCCTCCAGCGGCTTGGGCGCAGGGTTTGCCCGTGTCTTGGCTGGGGCAGGGGCCAAGATCGCCCTGGCGGCCCGGCGCGGCGACAGGTTGGTCGCCCTGGCGAAGGAGCTTCAGGACCAGGGCGCAAGAGCCTTACCCATCGAGGTCGATGTCAGCGACCCGGTGCAGGTCGCCAGAGCGGTGGAGGAAACGGAAACGGAGCTCGGTCCTCTGCGGATCCTGGTGAACAACGCTGGTGTCGCCAAGACGGCGCCGGCCTTGGAAACGCCGCTTGAGGATTGGGATTCGGTCATAGAGGTAAACCTTCGTGGCGCCTGGATCATGGCGCAGGAGGCGGGCCGCGCCATGGCCGCCCATGGCGAGGGCGGGAGCATCATCAACATCGCATCCATTCTGGGGTTAAACGGAACCCAGGGCGTCCCGGCCTACGGCGCGTCAAAAGCCGCCTTGATCAACCTGACCCGGGCGCTTGCGGCGGAGTGGGCGCGTAACGGCATACGGGTCAACGCCTTGGCGCCTGGCTACATAGAGACCGATCTCAACAAGGACTTTCTCGCCAGTCAGGCAGGGGAAGCCATCCGCAAGCGTATCCCCCAACGCCGCTTTGGGCGGCTGCACGATCTGGACGGCCCCTTGCTTTTGCTGGCCGGAGATGCCGGCGGGTTCATGACGGGATCCGTCGTCGTCGTGGACGGTGGGCAGTCATCAATTATATAAATCAAAGAGATATAGGTAGTATCTAACTATGGACTTCAACTTATCTCAAGAGCAGGAACACCTTCGCATCGCCATCCGCGATTTCGTCCAGGGCGAGATATTTCCTCTTGAGGGCGATCCAAGCAGTTACGACGACCATGAGAACATTCGCAGCGACAGGCTCGAAGAGCTGCGCGCCAAGGTGAAGTCGGCCGGTCTATGGGCTCCCCAGATGCCGCTTGCACGCGGCGGGCAGGGCCTCTCCATCGTGGGGATGGCGGCCTGTTATGAGGAAATGGGCCGCTCGATCTTTTGGCCTGTCGCCTTCAACAGCGCGGAGCCGGACGACGGCAAAATGATCGTGCTGGAGAAGGTTGCCCGCCCGGATCAGCAGGACCGTTGGCTGCAGCCTATCGTCGAGGGCAAGGTGCGTTCCGCGTTCGCCATGACGGAACCCATGCCCGGCGCCGGGTCCGACCCCTCGCAGATGCTCACGAAAGCCGAGCGCCAAGGGGATGATTGGGTCGTCAATGGACGGAAATGGTTCATAACCGGGGCGGGCGTGGCCCAGCACTTCATCCTGATCGCCCGGACGTCCGACGATCCGCGGAAGGGTCTGACCGCCTTTCTGTTCGATCGTGACCAGCCAGGGTGGGAGATCGTCCGGCGGATCCCAATCATGGGCCCTGAGGAACACGGCGGTCATTGCGAACTGGTGTTCGAGGGCCTGACGATCCCCGACGAGAACCGCCTGATGGAGGTGGGCGATGGCCTGAAGCTGACCCAGATCCGCCTTGGCACGGCACGCCTGACCCACTGCATGCGCT
This DNA window, taken from Limibacillus sp., encodes the following:
- a CDS encoding glucose 1-dehydrogenase, whose protein sequence is MTDSLFSLDGRVALVTGASSGLGAGFARVLAGAGAKIALAARRGDRLVALAKELQDQGARALPIEVDVSDPVQVARAVEETETELGPLRILVNNAGVAKTAPALETPLEDWDSVIEVNLRGAWIMAQEAGRAMAAHGEGGSIINIASILGLNGTQGVPAYGASKAALINLTRALAAEWARNGIRVNALAPGYIETDLNKDFLASQAGEAIRKRIPQRRFGRLHDLDGPLLLLAGDAGGFMTGSVVVVDGGQSSII
- a CDS encoding acyl-CoA dehydrogenase family protein — its product is MDFNLSQEQEHLRIAIRDFVQGEIFPLEGDPSSYDDHENIRSDRLEELRAKVKSAGLWAPQMPLARGGQGLSIVGMAACYEEMGRSIFWPVAFNSAEPDDGKMIVLEKVARPDQQDRWLQPIVEGKVRSAFAMTEPMPGAGSDPSQMLTKAERQGDDWVVNGRKWFITGAGVAQHFILIARTSDDPRKGLTAFLFDRDQPGWEIVRRIPIMGPEEHGGHCELVFEGLTIPDENRLMEVGDGLKLTQIRLGTARLTHCMRWLGMARRALEIASAYVNERRSFGQSLADRESVQNLLGAAAMKIEVGRLLTMKAAWKLDQGDFARKEVSMAKIEVADALHEAVDTAIQLCGARGYSKDTPLEWMYRYARQARLVDGASEVHRMVLCRFLMQEGRDFWNWS
- a CDS encoding acyl-CoA synthetase, with amino-acid sequence MTASDGADIFERDLEKGAANYVPLSPISFLFRSAAVYPDKTAVVHGQTRMTYREFKDRCCRFASALVKRGIGKGESVAILAANTPPLLEAHYAVPMAGAVLNALNTRLDPATIAFILKHGEAKILIADSEYSEVIGKALAMLDTPPTVIDFDDPEGEGGALLGSLDYDALLAEGDPSFEGNRLEDEWQALALNYTSGTTGDPKGVVYHHRGAYLNALGNLVAFGLTPETVYLWTLPMFHCNGWTYTWAVTAASGTHVCLRRVDPALIYPLIGEERVTHMCGAPIVLNLLAHAPSELKELFQHRVRIATGGAAPPSAVIQRMAAAGFDVLHLYGLTECYGPATLCAWQSNWEDLPDREKSEKMARQGVKHVTLEEALVIDPDTMEPVPWDGETMGEIMLRSNTVMKGYLKNPSATEKALNGGWFHTGDLGVQHPDGYIEVKDRAKDIIISGGENISSLEVEEALYRHPKILEAAVVAKPDEKWGETPCAFVTLQEGQQADPQEIVDYCRGVLAGFKVPRTIIFGPLPKTSTGKIQKFDLRERAKTL